Proteins encoded in a region of the Perognathus longimembris pacificus isolate PPM17 chromosome 11, ASM2315922v1, whole genome shotgun sequence genome:
- the LOC125360038 gene encoding protein S100-A15A, which produces MSDTPVEESLFQIIHCFHHYAAREGDVETLSLEELKALLMDNVPRFMEKLGRNEPYYISELFRAADKNKDNQICFEEFLYILGKLVKDYHLQYHRQLCAHYCAQYNLY; this is translated from the exons ATGTCAGACACACCAGTGGAGGAGTCTCTCTTCCAAATCATCCATTGTTTCCACCACTACGCGGCCCGGGAAGGGGACGTGGAGACACTGTCCCTGGAGGAGTTGAAGGCCTTGCTCATGGACAATGTGCCCCGCTTCATGGAGAAATTG GGCCGGAACGAGCCGTACTACATCTCAGAGTTGTTCCGGGCAGCAGACAAGAACAAGGACAACCAGATCTGCTTCGAGGAGTTCCTGTACATCTTGGGCAAGCTGGTGAAGGATTACCACCTGCAGTACCATCGGCAGCTGTGTGCCCACTACTGTGCCCAGTACAACCTCTACTAG